One region of Micromonospora ureilytica genomic DNA includes:
- a CDS encoding epoxide hydrolase family protein — protein MSDTAIRPFRVEIPQTALDDLADRLGRTVWPADLPGTGDSYGMGTDRVRALVDRWRGGFDWRAVEARLNAHPQFVTEIDGERIHFLHVRSSRPDATALVLTHGWPGSVLEYLDVIAPLTEPTDPDAPAFHVVIPSLPGFGFSGPTRSAGWNRFRTARAWAELMNRLGYDSYGAVGNDAGSMIAPELGRIAPERVVGVHVTQLFSFPSGDPAEFAGLSEADQAALGHLQWFYENKFSFNQVHSQQPQTLAFALADSPVGLLAWNAQLFDETLDLDFVLANVALYWFTGTAASAIRFYWEDAHAGEPPTEPTTAPTALAMFPGDFQSIRRFAERDHANIVRWTAYETDVEGRGDVGGHYAAHQATDVLVADIREFFASLR, from the coding sequence ATGAGCGACACCGCGATCCGCCCGTTCCGCGTCGAGATCCCGCAGACCGCCCTCGACGACCTGGCCGACCGGCTGGGCCGCACCGTCTGGCCCGCCGACCTGCCCGGCACCGGCGACTCGTACGGGATGGGCACCGACCGGGTGCGCGCCCTCGTCGACCGGTGGCGGGGCGGGTTCGACTGGCGCGCCGTCGAGGCCCGCCTCAACGCTCACCCGCAGTTCGTCACCGAGATCGACGGCGAGCGGATCCACTTCCTGCACGTACGGTCATCCCGGCCGGACGCCACCGCGCTGGTGCTCACCCACGGCTGGCCCGGCTCGGTGCTGGAATACCTCGACGTGATCGCCCCGCTCACCGAGCCGACCGACCCGGACGCGCCGGCCTTCCACGTGGTCATCCCGTCGCTGCCCGGCTTCGGGTTCTCCGGCCCGACCCGCAGCGCCGGCTGGAACCGGTTCCGCACCGCCCGCGCCTGGGCCGAGCTGATGAATCGCCTGGGGTACGACAGCTACGGCGCTGTCGGCAACGACGCCGGCTCGATGATCGCGCCGGAGCTGGGCCGGATCGCTCCGGAGCGGGTGGTCGGCGTACACGTCACCCAGCTCTTCTCGTTCCCCTCGGGCGACCCCGCCGAGTTCGCCGGGCTCTCCGAGGCCGACCAGGCGGCGCTCGGGCACCTCCAGTGGTTCTACGAGAACAAGTTCTCCTTCAACCAGGTGCACAGTCAGCAACCGCAGACCCTGGCGTTCGCGCTGGCCGACTCGCCGGTGGGTTTGCTCGCCTGGAACGCCCAACTCTTCGACGAGACCCTGGACCTCGACTTCGTCCTGGCCAACGTGGCGCTCTACTGGTTCACCGGCACGGCCGCCTCGGCGATCCGGTTCTACTGGGAGGACGCGCACGCCGGCGAACCGCCGACCGAGCCGACCACCGCTCCGACCGCGCTGGCCATGTTCCCCGGCGACTTCCAGTCCATCCGCCGCTTCGCCGAACGGGACCACGCGAACATCGTCCGGTGGACGGCGTACGAGACGGACGTCGAGGGCCGTGGCGACGTCGGCGGCCACTACGCGGCCCATCAGGCCACCGACGTGCTGGTCGCCGACATCCGCGAGTTCTTCGCCAGCCTCCGCTGA
- a CDS encoding cation:proton antiporter regulatory subunit has protein sequence MRVRVEQTALPGIGVRHDLVTESGRRLGVVSHRNGRRDLVLYDPDDPDACQADIPLTDDEAEALADILGASLMLGQLSGLREQAAGLLTEQIAITAGSPYVNRKLGDTKARTRTSASIVAVLREGEVIVSPLPSFRFAAGDVVVVVGTRRGLDGVSAILADSDPDG, from the coding sequence GTGCGAGTACGTGTTGAGCAGACCGCCTTACCCGGGATCGGGGTACGTCACGATCTGGTGACGGAGTCCGGACGCCGCCTGGGCGTCGTCTCCCACCGCAATGGCCGCCGTGATCTGGTTCTCTACGATCCCGACGACCCCGACGCCTGCCAGGCGGACATTCCGCTGACCGACGACGAGGCCGAGGCTCTGGCCGACATCCTCGGCGCGTCGCTGATGCTCGGCCAGCTCTCCGGGCTCCGCGAGCAGGCCGCCGGTCTGCTCACCGAGCAGATCGCCATCACGGCCGGGTCCCCGTACGTCAACCGGAAGCTCGGCGACACCAAGGCGCGTACTCGCACCAGCGCCTCCATCGTGGCAGTGCTGCGTGAAGGCGAAGTGATCGTTTCGCCACTCCCCTCCTTCCGCTTCGCGGCCGGCGATGTGGTGGTCGTTGTCGGGACCCGTAGAGGTCTCGACGGCGTGTCCGCCATCCTCGCCGACAGTGACCCGGACGGCTGA